The Hornefia porci genome contains the following window.
TCTTCCAGTTTATGACTGGAAATAAGAATCGTTGTACCGAGAACATTCGCTAATTCATTTAATAGTTCTCTAACCTCAATAACTCCTAAAGGATCTAATCCGTTGGTCGGCTCATCGAGAATTAGTATTTTAGGTTTATGAATAATAGCTTTTGCAATTCCTAAGCGAGCAACATTTCCCAAAGAAAGGTGTTTTACTTGTTTATCTTTATGTTGGTTTAATTTTAATTTCTCAATTACCTTGTCAATATTATCTGTATTTCTAACCCCTCTTAATGTACTAACAATTTCTAAATTTTCCTTCACAGTTAAGTCCGGATAAGAATAAGGCGTTTCAATAATATAACCTATTTCATTCCGAACCTCTAAATTATATTGGTCTACCTTTTTCCCTTGGATATAACATTTTCCTGTTGTAGGTTTTATCAATCCTAAAAGCATTCTCATAGTTGTCGTTTTTCCTGCACCATTCAACCCTAAAAAACCTACTATTTCACCACATTTTATTGATAGATTCAGGTCATCAACAACAAGATGTTTTCCATATTTTTTAGAAAGATTTATTGTCTTAATTGCCTCTTTCACTATTATCCTCCTCAATAATTTGCCCAACAATTCCTTGTATTAGTAATTTTAATATCGTATCAAATTGCTTTTCTCCGATTTCTTCGATGTGTAATATGCTCATAGCAATCGTTCTAAATAAAGCGGAGATAATTTCTACTGATAAGGTTTCTCTAATATTGATTTGGGACACAATTCTCTCAACCATTTTACCATCTAAGAGATGATGGGTTTTTATCACTTCTTTGGGCAATTTTCTTATGAGTAACTCCATTTCATGATTTTTGAAAATGGTATACACAAATGAATAGCGAAAATCCTGATAAAAATCATGTAGTAATCGCACAAACTGATCTGCATTTATTTGATTTTCTTGTCCTAATTGTTCCGTTAGACGGTTCATAATATCTATTTGATATTCTTCCAAGACTGAAAAAAACAACATTTCTTTTGAAGCATAAAAATTATAAAAAGAACCCTTGGAAATATCTGCCATTTCTACCATTTGGTCAACTGTGGTTTTCCTAACCCCATATCTTTTAAGACAGTCCTTTGCAACCTTATGTAATTTCTTTCTAATTGCTTCTTTTTCTTCATCAGTAAAAGCAGTAGCCATAATTCCCTCCTGAATACTTTATGACTTTTTTTGTATTTATAGTCATAGAGTATTGTATCATATAAAATCAAAAATGTCAAAATGGCTTATATCTTCATGGTTGACAATTTTCTGTTTGCCATCATTCTTTTCACTTGCTTTTCTTACTGTCTTTTAATTTACCTTTTTTGGCAAAAGATGAATTTCCGTTGTTGTAGAGATTAAGGGATAAGTGGAATAGCAAGCATAGGAAAGGGGTATCCTTTCCGTAAAAAATCTCTATTTTCCGCAGTTCCGGCGATAGAGATTTTGCTTGCTGGGAAGTGTCCCAAACCCTCTACGAAAACAAAAAGGAAATTCACCGATGAATAACAGAAAAAGAAATGTGCAAATTAAGTTTCGTGTTACAGAAAAAGAACGAAACTTGATTGAAGAAAAAATGAAACAGGTGCCTACAAGCAACATGGAAGCGTACCTTCGGAAAATGGCGATAGACGGATATATCATTCAGGTCGATCACAGCGATATAAAGAAAATGACGGCAGAACTTCAAAAAATCGGGGTCAACATCAATCAGATTGCAAAAAGAGCAAACGCGACCGGAAATGTGTATCAGGAAGATATAGAAGAAATCAAAGGAGCCTTAAAAGAGATATGGCGGTTACAAAGATTAAGCCTATTAAAAGCACATTAAAAAAGGCACTTGAATATATCCAAAACCCCGATAAAACCGATGACAAAATGCTTGTATCTTCTTTCGGATGCAGCTATGAAACCGCAGATATAGAATTTGCCTTTACGCTTTCACAGGCACTCGATAAAGGAAACAATTTAGCCCATCACCTGATACAGTCCTTTGAACCGGGAGAGGTCAGCTTTGAAAAAGCCCATGAGATTGGAAAGCAGCTTGCAGATGCAGTAACGAAAGGACAGTATGAATATGTCCTTACCACCCATATTGATAAAGGGCATGTCCATAATCACATCATTTTTTGTGCTGTCAATTTCGTGGATTATCATAAATATAATTCCAACAAAAGAAGCTATTACGGAATCAGAAATATCAGCGACCGCTTATGCTATGAAAACGGTCTGTCGATCATCACTCCGGAAAAAGGACGAAAAGGAAAAAGCTATATTGAGTATCAAACGGCAAAGAAAGGTACAAGCTGGAAAGGAAAGCTGAAAGAAGCGGTTGATCTTCTGATTCCTCAGATAAAGGATTTTGAAGAACTTTTAGAGAAACTTCAAGCTTCCGGCTATGAAATCAAACGCGGAAAATATATTTCCTGCAGGGCACCCGGACAGGAGCGATTTACAAGACTGAAAACCCTCGGAGCAGATTATACGGAAGAAGCAATCAAAAAACGCATTGCAGGAATTAAGAGCCGCACCGGAAAGAAATTGACACAGGAGAACGGAATATCCCTACTGATTGATATTGAAAACAATATCAAGGCGCAGCAATCGGCGGGTTATGAGCATTGGGCGAAAATCCATAATCTGAAACAGGCTGCAAAGACAATGAATTTTCTCACCGAAAATAACATTAGGCAGTATGAGGATTTAATCAGTCGGATAGATGAATTGATCCTTGATAGTGAACAGACGGCAGACAGCTTAAAGCAGGTGGAAAAGAAGCTTTCCGATATGGCTGTTCTGATAAAAAATATTTCAACCTATCAAAAGACAAAGGATATTTACAGAGGATATATCAAGGCAAAGAATAAGGACGCATACAGGCGTAAACACGAAAGTAGCCTGATACTTTATGAAGCTTCCGGAAAGGCACTAAAGGATGCAGGCATTAAAAAGCTGCCGGAGCTTACCGTATTGCAGAAAGAATATTCTACCCTGCAAAAGAAGAAAGATGCCATATATTCCAATTACGAAAAACTGAAAAAGAAAGTCAAGGAATATCAGAAGGTCAAGCAGAATGTTGATATGATTTTACAAAGAGAAAATTCAGGCAAGGAACATACAAAGACCCTTGAATAATTCCTGTTGTGGATGATGAGTAAAATTCATGGTATGATATAGCTAACTAAAGAAACGGGAAATACACAATATTGAGGGCAGAAAACAGTTCCCGGAAGAAAAGGAGCTGATAGAATGACACGTGGGGAAATATGGAAAGATTTTTTTAGGAAAGTAATAGTACCTGTTTTATTGACAGCATTTCTCTTTTACTGGGGAAAGAGCATATTTACACAAAACGGAGAAACCAATTATTTCTATGTATGGCTGTTTTGCGGAGTTCCTTTCGGTATCAGAAGAATGTTCCTGTGGCTGATTCCGATAAACCATGACTTCACTGCAACGGTGGGAATATTTGCCGTAAATATCATAGTCGGCGGACTGATCGGCTGCATTGTGATTATCTGGCAGCTTCTCGTTGCGGCATGGTACATTCCGCTTACGATATACAGGCTTGTAAAAGAATAAAATTCAGAAAGGTGTTTTTATGGACTATACTGACATCCGTAAATTAGCAATAGAATTTTCAGGTTTATCAGGAATGGATGATACCTATACATTCTATTACGATGAAACTAATAATTCTCGAAAGTTTAGAATTACTGAAAAAGATTTCAACTCATCAAAAGATGAAGATTTTGTTATAGGTGGACTTGTTTATGAGGGTGAAAACAGACAGTTTAGCCTTGACAAATTATTTCAGTCGTTCAAATTGCAATCCAATGTGAAAGAGGTTAAACGTCAACATATCGCACCCGGTAAAACTTTTCTTGAATGTGTAAAATCAACCAAATTACAGCTTTTATTAAAATGGATTATTGAAAATGATGTATATGTACATTTTATGGCAATGAATAATTTATATTTCGGTATTGTAGATATAATTGATTCATTAGTTGCTGATACAGAGTTTTCGATGCTTCCACCTGATTATATCAATCTCATGAAAAACACTTTATATAAATATATCAATGCAGATATTGATTATATTCATTCTGTTTTTCTGAAATATAATTATCCCAATATACAGTCTGATAATGTACAGCCATTCTGTGAGGACTTTATTGCTTGGATAGAAAACATAAGTGTTGAAAATGAACAGGAAGATTTTGGATTAGAATCAGTTCGTCAGCTGCTAAAAGATTCTCGGAAAAAGGAAAATCTTTGTTTTTTAAGCGACAATAAAGATTTGATTTTAATGGATGGATATGAAAGCTTATATATTGAACCTATTTATATGTTCCCATATTCACAACATACTTTTGATGAAGAAGTAGAGATAATAGATAAACTAAAGGATTTTCCTATTTGCATTGATAATCAAATACTTAGCAATTACGTCTTTGTTAAATCCGAAAGCAATCAATGGATTCAATTATCTGATGTCATTATTGGGATTTTAGGAAAAATGTTTCTGTATGCAAATTCTAAAAGCAAATCGGAAATCATAAACGAAACCATAAAACTAAGTGATATGCAGAAAGAAAATATATCACTATTAAAGTCCTTAATAGAAAAGTCAGAGAAAAAATGTTTAGCTTTTATTCACTTCACTGCAAATTTTTATGAGATTGAAAAGGTTAAACTTATTTTATCTATGAAATAAAAGGGTAATCAAAGTTTTTTAGGGTTTGTCAAAGTTTTTTGGGGGAAAGCATTAGGGTCAGATGTCATTCGTTATGGTCTGTCGTTAGGGACAGTCTGTGGGGTCGTTCATTAGGGGCGAACTATGGGGTCTGAACAAACAAGAACTGAACGGAAAATCAAGCGGAGGATCGATAAGTGATCTCCGCTTTGAATTGCAACGATTCTGATGTCAGTTTTCTTAATGAGAGTTTAGGTTAAAGTACCAGACGTGGGAAGGGTTCGTCTTCATTTTGTTCAGAATGAGCATGGTTTCTGAAATAGATGAATTCATCCCATAGATTCATCCAGGACAGGAATCCGTACAGGCAGTTTAATTCCGTTGTTTGAAAATCGAGATCCGTTTCAAGATCGAGGATATGTTGATGCAGTTCTTGATAGGTGGTCATCTCAAATCACCTCCCTTATTGATGTCAAGAAAGGCTTCGTCCAGTATTCTGCTGGCAGCAATGAAGTCACATGGAAGCCCCGCTTCATTGAGGATCCTATCCGGGTTGTTAAAAGGACTGTTGCCTTCAGCCACCCAGTGCCGAAGGGAAAGAAGCTCGTCCTTTGAGCAGTCGTACATTTCGAGAATCGACTCGAGCTCAGCGTTCAGGACGCGCTGTTTACTCTTAGGAACTGTGTTCCGGTATCTTAAAGAACGAGGCCGGTCTTGTCCGACAGGCTCGCGTCCGTTTAATTGGGGATCGTTTCTTGAAGCAAAGAGGAACCGATTCCGAAAATGGTTGAAATTACGGAAACCCCGCCCCATCCGTTTCAGATCTTTGGCCTTTCTGTTCGTGGATTCGATAGGACCGTTGGACAATCTCGAAATGATAGCGCCCCCGTTTTTATCAAGCCGTTCCATCAGAACGAATGAGTTGATGATAGGTTCCCTGTGTCGTTTCAGGAGTCTGGAAAAACGGATAAAGATGTCGTGATCGCAATGGGCGTAGTCATTGATCAGTTGATTCAATTCGATTGCCGCCTTTTGAGGCTTGCCGGCATTTACTGTGTTGAATCGCACATAACGCTCTTTCAGATCATGGAGTTCTTTCAACGCGGGATCAATGAGAAAAAAGCGTTCCTTGTAATCGGAGGTTCTCATCAGGCATCTGAAGTGCCGGTCCATGTGTGGTTCCTCGTGATATGTGATGGAATCTGCATTGGAAAGTAAAAGGAAACGGTAGTGCTTCAGCAGATACAGTTCATCGGACATTGGAAGCCTTACCTGGTGTCCGGCCTTTTCCGACAGTTTTTTCTGCCGTATTTCGTCACGCTCTCTGATCGTATTCTGCAGATCGCGTATGAAATCCGCAAGTTCTTTGACGATCCACTGGATCACATGGAAAGAATCTACGACAGATACTGCGTTCGGAAAGTATCTCTCAACATAGCGAAGATATTCATTGTTCATGTCCGTGATGAGATATTGAACGGCAAAACGTTCTTCCTTTGGAATGGATGCGAAGTATGGTTCAGTCACATTCTGCCTGCGGCTTTCGAGCAGATCAATCACTTCTCCTGTATGAAAATCCTGAACGACCAGCGCATATTGACATATCTGATCGATGTCGAGATGAACTTCGTCGATGCTGATCGCATCCGTCAGGGCAATCCTCTTCATGTTGACATACCGGTCAAATACGTTGATGGCGTATGTGTCAGAAGTGTTGAACTTCCTTGCGATATCTGCGGCAGACTTAGTCAGATCCCGGAATTCATTGACGATGAGAAAGTCGGCTGCGTTTGTGTTCCGACGGTGTTTACTTATGAAATTAAAAGATTCATTTTCTTCATATCGACATTGCCCGTTCGTACAGCGCCAGCGCCGCTGCTTCAGTAAAAGGACTAACTGATACGTGTCCTGCAATATCGGATGATTGACCCTTCGGATCCTGATCCCTCTGGAATGCATTCGAAAGCTGCACCGGGGACAG
Protein-coding sequences here:
- a CDS encoding ABC transporter ATP-binding protein produces the protein MKEAIKTINLSKKYGKHLVVDDLNLSIKCGEIVGFLGLNGAGKTTTMRMLLGLIKPTTGKCYIQGKKVDQYNLEVRNEIGYIIETPYSYPDLTVKENLEIVSTLRGVRNTDNIDKVIEKLKLNQHKDKQVKHLSLGNVARLGIAKAIIHKPKILILDEPTNGLDPLGVIEVRELLNELANVLGTTILISSHKLEEIAKIATRIIIIHEGRLIREVESKELDKYLEKKLLVSGSDNRAIKEVLSNKGYQVDFKSDLENNICFVELTDIKSVKYPEEIAKLLVNSGYPPKLLTVEKEDLENYFVRIIHDYNEGAHNE
- a CDS encoding relaxase/mobilization nuclease domain-containing protein, whose translation is MAVTKIKPIKSTLKKALEYIQNPDKTDDKMLVSSFGCSYETADIEFAFTLSQALDKGNNLAHHLIQSFEPGEVSFEKAHEIGKQLADAVTKGQYEYVLTTHIDKGHVHNHIIFCAVNFVDYHKYNSNKRSYYGIRNISDRLCYENGLSIITPEKGRKGKSYIEYQTAKKGTSWKGKLKEAVDLLIPQIKDFEELLEKLQASGYEIKRGKYISCRAPGQERFTRLKTLGADYTEEAIKKRIAGIKSRTGKKLTQENGISLLIDIENNIKAQQSAGYEHWAKIHNLKQAAKTMNFLTENNIRQYEDLISRIDELILDSEQTADSLKQVEKKLSDMAVLIKNISTYQKTKDIYRGYIKAKNKDAYRRKHESSLILYEASGKALKDAGIKKLPELTVLQKEYSTLQKKKDAIYSNYEKLKKKVKEYQKVKQNVDMILQRENSGKEHTKTLE
- a CDS encoding plasmid mobilization protein, with product MNNRKRNVQIKFRVTEKERNLIEEKMKQVPTSNMEAYLRKMAIDGYIIQVDHSDIKKMTAELQKIGVNINQIAKRANATGNVYQEDIEEIKGALKEIWRLQRLSLLKAH
- a CDS encoding ISL3 family transposase yields the protein MNDIIRFLELEDPAITIEDISTEGRVKTVTLSTPPEIRFCPRCSFRMHSRGIRIRRVNHPILQDTYQLVLLLKQRRWRCTNGQCRYEENESFNFISKHRRNTNAADFLIVNEFRDLTKSAADIARKFNTSDTYAINVFDRYVNMKRIALTDAISIDEVHLDIDQICQYALVVQDFHTGEVIDLLESRRQNVTEPYFASIPKEERFAVQYLITDMNNEYLRYVERYFPNAVSVVDSFHVIQWIVKELADFIRDLQNTIRERDEIRQKKLSEKAGHQVRLPMSDELYLLKHYRFLLLSNADSITYHEEPHMDRHFRCLMRTSDYKERFFLIDPALKELHDLKERYVRFNTVNAGKPQKAAIELNQLINDYAHCDHDIFIRFSRLLKRHREPIINSFVLMERLDKNGGAIISRLSNGPIESTNRKAKDLKRMGRGFRNFNHFRNRFLFASRNDPQLNGREPVGQDRPRSLRYRNTVPKSKQRVLNAELESILEMYDCSKDELLSLRHWVAEGNSPFNNPDRILNEAGLPCDFIAASRILDEAFLDINKGGDLR
- a CDS encoding TetR/AcrR family transcriptional regulator; this encodes MATAFTDEEKEAIRKKLHKVAKDCLKRYGVRKTTVDQMVEMADISKGSFYNFYASKEMLFFSVLEEYQIDIMNRLTEQLGQENQINADQFVRLLHDFYQDFRYSFVYTIFKNHEMELLIRKLPKEVIKTHHLLDGKMVERIVSQINIRETLSVEIISALFRTIAMSILHIEEIGEKQFDTILKLLIQGIVGQIIEEDNSERGN
- a CDS encoding DUF6050 family protein, translating into MTRGEIWKDFFRKVIVPVLLTAFLFYWGKSIFTQNGETNYFYVWLFCGVPFGIRRMFLWLIPINHDFTATVGIFAVNIIVGGLIGCIVIIWQLLVAAWYIPLTIYRLVKE
- a CDS encoding DUF3800 domain-containing protein yields the protein MDYTDIRKLAIEFSGLSGMDDTYTFYYDETNNSRKFRITEKDFNSSKDEDFVIGGLVYEGENRQFSLDKLFQSFKLQSNVKEVKRQHIAPGKTFLECVKSTKLQLLLKWIIENDVYVHFMAMNNLYFGIVDIIDSLVADTEFSMLPPDYINLMKNTLYKYINADIDYIHSVFLKYNYPNIQSDNVQPFCEDFIAWIENISVENEQEDFGLESVRQLLKDSRKKENLCFLSDNKDLILMDGYESLYIEPIYMFPYSQHTFDEEVEIIDKLKDFPICIDNQILSNYVFVKSESNQWIQLSDVIIGILGKMFLYANSKSKSEIINETIKLSDMQKENISLLKSLIEKSEKKCLAFIHFTANFYEIEKVKLILSMK